A single region of the Macrobrachium rosenbergii isolate ZJJX-2024 chromosome 5, ASM4041242v1, whole genome shotgun sequence genome encodes:
- the Cht7 gene encoding acidic mammalian chitinase isoform X2 has protein sequence MKKGRLSSLEANDESKDGKTGFYEQINGLKSQNPKLKVLLALGGWSFGTKRFKDMSATRYTRQTFIFSAIPFLRKHKFDGLDLDWEYPTSQDKENFVLLLKELFEAFDAEAKEMGLPRLLITAAVPVGPDKIRGGYDIPVVSRYLDFINVMAYDFHGKWENTVGHNAPLFAPSVDTEWRKQLSVDHASNLWAKLGAPKEKLIIGMPTYGRSFTLSNPGQNNVNSPSSGGGDAGKYTGEGGFMAYYEVCEELQTGAHYIWHDEMQVPYLVKDKLWVGFDDERAIRNKMNWIKKNGFGGAMIWSIDMDDFTGTVCGGGIKYPLITVMREELLGTPRGGKDVDWSSITKTSVATHTTLPPPVAIDPLIVIKDYKERLTQRQQAQESTMIDVIPSIPRDAPKVICYYTSWSFKRPGAGRFEPESLDPFLCTHLIYAFAGMEDYRLAPGEPGDIGDGFKEGMYTRIVKLKEKNPNLKVMLALGGWAFGSKPFQELVANPFRMNGFVYDALEFLRQHEFDGLDIDWEYPRGPDDKANYVNFLRELRLAFEGEAKSTGHSRLLLSAAVPASFEALAAGYDVPEISKYLDYINIMSYDFHGQWENQVGHNSPLLPLETASSYQKKLTVDFSVREWKKQGAPAQKIMVGMPTYGRSFTLADTSKFDIGAPAAEGGTAGRYTQETGFLAYYEVCEFLYEDNTTLVWDNEQQVPFAYMDDQWVGFDDERSLGVKGDWLKTEGFGGVMIWSVDMDDFRGNCGTGKYPLINAVKESLQNYSVAQTYDGPYENTGTLEGKSTKRDPNEVVCAEADGHISYYEDKTDCTKYYMCEGERKHHMPCPVNLVFNVDQNVCDWPENVAGCENAIVAAGR, from the exons ATGAAGAAGGGTCGGCTGTCCTCCTTGGAAGCCAACGATGAGAGTAAAGATGGCAAGACAGGGTTCTACGAACAGATCAACGGCCTCAAGAGTCAGAATCCCAAACTCAAGGTCCTGCTCGCTCTCG GTGGCTGGTCCTTCGGCACGAAGAGATTCAAGGACATGTCCGCCACCAGGTACACCCGTCAGACCTTCATCTTCAGCGCCATTCCCTTCCTGAGGAAACACAAGTTTGACGGCCTCGACCTTGACTGGGAGTATCCTACAAGTCAGGATAAGGAGAATTTCGTCCTCCTGCTGAAAG AACTCTTCGAAGCCTTTGACGCAGAAGCCAAGGAGATGGGTCTTCCAAGACTCCTGATAACGGCTGCCGTTCCCGTCGGCCCTGACAAGATCCGAGGTGGTTACGATATTCCTGTTGTCTCTCG CTACCTGGATTTCATCAACGTCATGGCTTACGATTTCCACGGCAAGTGGGAGAACACCGTCGGACACAATGCGCCACTCTTCGCCCCTTCTGTGGACACCGAATGGCGAAAACAGCTGTCCGTCGACCACGCCTCAAACCT gtGGGCCAAACTGGGAGCACCCAAAGAGAAGCTGATTATCGGAATGCCAACCTACGGACGTAGTTTCACCTTGTCGAACCCCGGCCAGAACAACGTGAACTCTCCCTCTAGTGGAGGAGGCGATGCTGGGAAGTATACTGGCGAAGGAGGTTTCATGGCTTACTATGAG GTCTGCGAGGAACTGCAAACTGGAGCCCACTACATCTGGCACGACGAGATGCAAGTGCCCTACTTGGTCAAGGACAAACTGTGGGTCGGTTTCGACGACGAGCGCGCCATCCGCAACAAGATGAACTGGATCAAGAAGAACGGATTCGGAGGAGCCATGATCTGGTCGATTGACATGGACGACTTCACCGGCACCGTCTGTGGAGGAGGCATCAAGTATCCTCTGATCACCGTTATGAG GGAAGAACTTCTTGGCACTCCCAGAGGAGGCAAAGATGTCGACTGGTCATCTATCACCAAGACTTCAGTAGCCACTCACACCACCCTTCCTCCCCCAGTCGCAATTGATCCTTTGATCGTCATAAAGGACTACAAGGAAAGACTCACCCAGCGCCAACAGGCTCAGGAATCAACCATGATTGACGTCATACCAAGCATCCCAA GAGACGCCCCGAAAGTCATCTGCTACTACACCTCCTGGTCCTTCAAGAGACCCGGAGCTGGAAGGTTCGAACCAGAGAGCCTCGACCCATTCCTCTGCACTCACCTCATCTACGCTTTCGCCGGCATGGAAGACTATCGTCTAGCCCCCGGGGAACCTGGGGATATTGGCGACGGATTCAAGGAGGGAATGTACACCAGGATCGTGAAACTGAAGGAGAAGAACCCCAACCTCAAG GTGATGTTGGCCCTCGGTGGCTGGGCCTTCGGTTCCAAGCCCTTCCAAGAACTGGTAGCCAACCCATTCCGAATGAACGGCTTCGTCTACGATGCGCTCGAGTTTCTCCGACAACACGAGTTTGATGGCCTAGATATTGACtgggag TATCCTCGTGGTCCTGATGACAAGGCCAATTACGTCAATTTCCTGCGCGAGCTTCGCCTGGCTTTCGAGGGAGAGGCAAAATCCACTGGGCATTCCAGACTTCTTCTCTCGGCGGCTGTTCCAGCATCCTTCGAGGCTCTTGCTGCAgg tTATGACGTCCCCGAAATCAGCAAGTACTTGGATTACATCAACATCATGTCCTACGATTTCCACGGACAGTGGGAGAACCAAGTGGGGCACAACTCCCCTCTGCTGCCCCTGGAGACTGCCTCCTCATACCAAAAGAAACTCACTGTG GACTTCAGCGTCAGGGAATGGAAGAAGCAGGGCGCCCCAGCCCAGAAGATTATGGTAGGAATGCCCACTTACGGCCGCTCCTTCACCCTCGCCGACACCAGCAAATTCGACATTGGTGCCCCAGCTGCCGAAGGCGGAACCGCCGGACGCTACACTCAGGAGACCGGGTTCCTTGCTTATTACGAA GTTTGTGAATTCCTGTATGAGGACAACACCACTCTGGTGTGGGACAACGAACAGCAAGTGCCGTTTGCATATATGGACGACCAATGGGTCGGCTTTGATGATGAGCGCTCCCTTGGTGTCAAG GGAGACTGGCTCAAAACCGAAGGTTTTGGAGGGGTTATGATCTGGAGCGTTGACATGGACGACTTTCGAGGAAACTGCGGAACGGGCAAATATCCTCTCATTAACGCCGTCAAGGAATCTCTCCAGAACTACAGCGTCGCGCAGACGTACGACGGACCTTACGAAAATACTGGAACGCTGGAGGGAAAGAGCACTAAACGAGATC ctAACGAAGTCGTCTGCGCCGAGGCTGACGGACACATTAGTTACTACGAAGATAAAACCGACTGCACGAAGTACTACATGTGTGAAGGCGAGAGGAAACACCACATGCCCTGCCCGGTCAACCTGGTCTTCAACGTCGATCAGAACGTCTGCGATTGGCCAGAAAACGTCGCAGGATGCGAGAATGCTATCGTAGCTGCCGGCCGATGA